The genomic segment TCCTTGAAGAGCTTTACTCGTTACTTTCATTAATTACTCACCGCCAATTACAGTTTCAAATTACCAAACTCCTCACCATAAATAATGTCTTTTGCCAATTCGTTAGCTCTATGGTAAGAGTTATGAGTACCAGCATCAGTCCACCAGCCAGGTAATACATCATATGTTAGAGAATTGGAGGAAATGTATGCGTTATTAACATCTGTTATCTCTAGTTCACCTCGGTCAGAAGGTTTTAGAGAACGAATTATATCAAAAACACGACTGTCATACATATATATTCCAGTCACTGCGTAGCTGCTTTTAGGTGTACGCGGTTTTTCTACAATAGAAGCTATCTTTCCTTCACTTAGTTCTGGCACCCCATAACGATGTGGGTCATCAACCTCTTGAATCAGAATTTTTGCACCATGCTTCTGTTCATGATAATTTGATACGAATTCGCTAATTTTTTCGGAAAAAACATTATCTCCAAGAATAACAATCATTCGGTCCTGATTAACGAATTTCTCGGCCAAACCTAGCGCCTGTGCAATACCTCCAGCCTCATCTTGAACCTTGTATGTAAAAGACAAACCAAACTCTGAACCACTCCCAAGTAGACTGACAACATCACCCATATGTTCTCTTCCTGTTACAATGAGGATTTCCACAATATTTGCTTCTCTCAACTTTGCAATAGCATGAAAAATCATCGGGTATTTCCCAATTGGAAGAAGATGCTTATTCGTTACTTTGGTTAACGGGAATAGCCGTGAACCATTCCCGCCAGCCAATATGATTCCTTTCATAATTTATTCCCCCA from the Paenibacillus sp. BIHB 4019 genome contains:
- a CDS encoding sugar phosphate nucleotidyltransferase, with product MKGIILAGGNGSRLFPLTKVTNKHLLPIGKYPMIFHAIAKLREANIVEILIVTGREHMGDVVSLLGSGSEFGLSFTYKVQDEAGGIAQALGLAEKFVNQDRMIVILGDNVFSEKISEFVSNYHEQKHGAKILIQEVDDPHRYGVPELSEGKIASIVEKPRTPKSSYAVTGIYMYDSRVFDIIRSLKPSDRGELEITDVNNAYISSNSLTYDVLPGWWTDAGTHNSYHRANELAKDIIYGEEFGNLKL